From Camelina sativa cultivar DH55 chromosome 5, Cs, whole genome shotgun sequence:
CGGCCACTAGTACTGAAAACTGATTCTGAAGCTACTGATGAGACTTGGATAGCTAGAACATCTTTAGCAACTTCTGATAATATAGGGAACTTTTGGCTATTACACTTCCACCAAGACAGAACATCATAAGGGAAACCCAAAGTAGTCTCCACTCTCATTTCCGTTTTCTCATTCAAGTAGATATCCAACTCACTGCAACCATCTACTTTTCTCTTAGAGTTAACCAACTTATTGTAGATAACCTCCATCCTTTCACaaccatcctcatcatcatcatcagataaTTCACAAGTAGTAGTAGGTGCTGGCTCTGAGTCTGCTGGTTCCTCAACCTCAATAGGTTTGCTATGTCTGAAATTGTATTCTTCATACAATTTTTTCATTACGCTTGAGACTGAACTAGTAAGCTGCTTACATTCAACGGTATCCTTACCATAGAGTTGCTCAATGCATAGATTAGCAAATTGCATCTTGTTGCGGGGATCAAAAACAGAAGCAACGATCACAAGCGGATTCATATTTATCAATCCATcccaatatttttcaaacttatCCCTCATTGTGTGTGCGTCTTTTCTGACTTTCTCATTACTGTTGCCACACTTGGTAATGAGATTTCTTTCAATGTTTACAATCTCATTGTAACAAAGACTGGAAGTCACTGTTGTTGAAGCAGAGAACAGTAGAGTACACTTGTAAAAGATCTTGAGAAACTTAAATAACCTTGAAACATCTTCCCAATCAGAAAAAGGGGTGGTCCAACCCGTTTTTTCTTTGTCTGCTCATCTATTTCAAGGAAATAATCATCATACAGTTTGTCTTCACTCAACATCCTCTCAAATGGTACTCTTAGCTTCAGAGCAGAAGTTAACATCAAATACGTTGAATTCCACCTGGTGGGGACATCCATTGGCAAACTGCCTCTACAAACTTTTCCCGAGTCACACCTTAGAACAAATGACTTCACTCGATTGAAAGATGACCTGACATACTTGATAGCATTCCTAATAGCAACTATACTAGGCTTTGCTACTTTAAGACTATCTCCAACAATCAGATTGAGGATATGGGCACAACATCTCATATGAATGAAATCACCATCTCTCACTAAtgcttctcctcctctgagCCTCATCTCATCCTTGAACTCTTTCAAAGCCTTATCATTTCCTTTAGCATTGTCAACTGTAACAGTAAACACTTTCTGAATCCCCCATTCCTCTAAGCAATCTAGAAGCTGTCCAGCAATTGTGGATCCTTTATGATCTGTGACCACCTTGAAACTAAGTATCCTTTTCTGCATTTCCCAATTCTCATCTATCCAATGACCAGTGACAACCATGTAGTTCACAGAAGTTGTTGAAGAAACCCAAATATATGTGGTGAGAGAAATCCTTTGCTTCTGAACACTAAATAAATGCTTAAGCTCCTCTTTCTCTTGCAGATACATTCCAACAATGTCTCTACAACATGTCCTTCTGGAAAAGGTCTTGTATATAGGCAGGATGTTAAAACAGAAACGCTTCCAACCCTCAGACTCCACAAATGAGAAGGGTAACTCATTCACCACAACCAACTCATTAACAGATCTCCTAAAGAGCTGAGGATCATACTTAATAACCCTCATATTCCCACTCTTATCACCACCCAAGACAGTCTGTTTCTCCCTTTCAACATGATCCTTGTACATTTTACATCTTTCTATATGACCTTTCATCGGACTAGTCCCTACTGTCTTAGTGTCACATTTAATCTCTGTACCACAATACCTACAGTTAGCAAACTTATCATCCTCTACCCTTTGTATGAAGTGTTGCCATACCTCTGCTCGTTTAGCAaactttttctttggtttcggTGGCAAACCAGAGTCTGGTGTCGCCCTCTTTCTAGTCGCACCATGTTCTTCTCTGGTTACAGGTTCTCCAGTGACAGCAGGTTCCTCTTCGTTAATACCTTGAGAAGCCATCTACAAAAAAGTACAAGTTTGGCATTAGACAAAGTAAATGCAATNNNNNNNNNNNNNNNNNNNNNNNNNNNNNNNNNNNNNNNNNNNNNNNNNNNNNNNNNNNNNNNNNNNNNNNNNNNNNNNNNNNNNNNNNNNNNNNNNNNNNNNNNNNNNNNNNNNNNNNNNNNNNNNNNNNNNNNNNNNNNNNNNNNNNNNNNNNNNNNNNNNNNNNNNNNNNNNNNNNNNNNNNNNNNNNNNNNNNNNNNNNNNNNNNNNNNNNNNNNNNNNNNNNNNNNNNNNNNNNNNNNNNNNNNNNNNNNNNNNNNNNNNNNNNNNNNNNNNNNNNNNNNNNNNNNNNNNNNNNNNNNNNNNNNNNNNNNNNNNNNNNNNNNNNNNNNNNNNNNNNNNNNNNNNNNNNNNNNNNNNNNNNNNNNNNNNNNNNNNNNNNNNNNNNNNNNNNNNNNNNNNNNNNNNNNNNNNNNNNNNNNNNNNNNNNNNNNNNNNNNNNNNNNNNNNNNNNNNNNNNNNNNNNNNNNNNNNNNNNNNNNNNNNNNNNNNNNNNNNNNNNNNNNNNNNNNNNNNNNNNNNNNNNNNNNNNNNNNNNNNNNNNNNNNNNNNNNNNNNNNNNNNNNNNNNNNNNNNNNNNNNNNNNNNNNNNNNNNNNNNNNNNNNNNNNNNNNNNNNNNNNNNNNNNNNNNNNNNNNNNNNNNNNNNNNNNNNNNNNNNNNNNNNNNNNNNNNNNNNNNNNNNNNNNNNNNNNNNNNNNNNNNNNNNNNNNNNNNNNNNNNNNNNNNNNNNNNNNNNNNNNNNNNNNNNNNNNNNNNNNNNNNNNNNNNNNNNNNNNNNNNNNNNNNNNNNNNNNNNNNNNNNNNNNNNNNNNNNNNNNNNNNNNNNNNNNNNNNNNNNNNNNNNNNNNNNNNNNNNNNNNNNNNNNNNNNNNNNNNNNNNNNNNNNNNNNNNNNNNNNNNNNNNNNNNNNNNNNNNNNNNNNNNNNNNNNNNNNNNNNNNNNNNNNNNNNNNNNNNNNNNNNNNNNNNNNNNNNNNNNNNNNNNNNNNNNNNNNNNNNNNNNNNNNNNNNNNNNNNNNNNNNNNNNNNNNNNNNNNNNNNNNNNNNNNNNNNNNNNNNNNNNNNNNNNNNNNNNNNNNNNNNNNNNNNNNNNNNNNNNNNNNNNNNNNNNNNNNNNNNNNNNNNNNNNNNNNNNNNNNNNNNNNNNNNNNNNNNNNNNNNNNNNNNNNNNNNNNNNNNNNNNNNNNNNNNNNNNNNNNNNNNNNNNNNNNNNNNNNNNNNNNNNNNNNNNNNNNNNNNNNNNNNNNNNNNNNNNNNNNNNNNNNNNNNNNNNNNNNNNNNNNNNNNNNNNNNNNNNNNNNNNNNNNNNNNNNNNNNNNNNNNNNNNNNNNNNNNNNNNNNNNNNNNNNNNNNNNNNNNNNNNNNNNNNNNNNNNNNNNNNNNNNNNNNNNNNNNNNNNNNNNNNNNNNNNNNNNNNNNNNNNNNNNNNNNNNNNNNNNNNNNNNNNNNNNNNNNNNNNNNNNNNNNNNNNNNNNNNNNNNNNNNNNN
This genomic window contains:
- the LOC104789423 gene encoding zinc finger BED domain-containing protein RICESLEEPER 2-like, encoding MASQGINEEEPAVTGEPVTREEHGATRKRATPDSGLPPKPKKKFAKRAEVWQHFIQRVEDDKFANCRYCGTEIKCDTKTVGTSPMKGHIERCKMYKDHVEREKQTVLGGDKSGNMRVIKYDPQLFRRSVNELVVMASQGINEEEPAVTGEPVTREEHGATRKRATPDSGLPPKPKKKFAKRAEVWQHFIQRVEDDKFANCRYCGTEIKCDTKTVGTSPMKGHIERCKMYKDHVEREKQTVLGGDKSGNMRVIKYDPQLFRRSVNELVVVNELPFSFVESEGWKRFCFNILPIYKTFSRRTCCRDIVGMYLQEKEELKHLFSVQKQRISLTTYIWVSSTTSVNYMVVTGHWIDENWEMQKRILSFKVVTDHKGSTIAGQLLDCLEEWGIQKVFTVTVDNAKGNDKALKEFKDEMRLRGGEALVRDGDFIHMRCCAHILNLIVGDSLKVAKPSIVAIRNAIKYVRSSFNRVKSFVLRCDSGKVCRGSLPMDVPTRWNSTYLMLTSALKLRVPFERMLSEDKLYDDYFLEIDEQTKKKRVGPPLFLIGKMFQVTSSLCYNEIVNIERNLITKCGNSNEKVRKDAHTMRDKFEKYWDGLINMNPLVIVASVFDPRNKMQFANLCIEQLYGKDTVECKQLTSSVSSVMKKLYEEYNFRHSKPIEVEEPADSEPAPTTTCELSDDDDEDGCERMEVIYNKLVNSKRKVDGCSELDIYLNEKTEMRVETTLGFPYDVLSWWKCNSQKFPILSEVAKDVLAIQVSSVASESVFSTSGRILDPYRSSLTPYMVEMLLCTQQWLRVSFKTQAEVANLVQMLEEAAFFESLDSRNAMLTQFETEAALLSFLMSISSLQPRIMEAALLSFLFLMWITKQQAACSLKRWMVLSQYLLLLNNGWY